The following coding sequences are from one Canis lupus baileyi chromosome 19, mCanLup2.hap1, whole genome shotgun sequence window:
- the NR2C2 gene encoding nuclear receptor subfamily 2 group C member 2 isoform X1 has protein sequence MATNMEGLVQHRVGTQQVAEVPRTQTSRPESPGMTSPSPRIQIISTDSAVASPQRIQIVTDQQTGQKIQIVTAVDASGSPKQQFILTSPDGAGTGKVILASPETSSAKQLIFTTSDNLVPGRIQIVTDSASVERLLGKADVQRPQVVEYCVVCGDKASGRHYGAVSCEGCKGFFKRSVRKNLTYSCRSNQDCIINKHHRNRCQFCRLKKCLEMGMKMESVQSERKPFDVQREKPSNCAASTEKIYIRKDLRSPLIATPTFVADKDGARQTGLLDPGMLVNIQQPLIREDGTVLLATDSKAETSQGALGTLANVVTSLANLSESLNNGDASEMQPEDQSASEITRAFDTLAKALNTTDSSSPPSLADGIDASGGGGIHVISRDQSTPIIEVEGPLLSDTHVTFKLTMPSPMPEYLNVHYICESASRLLFLSMHWARSIPAFQALGQDCNTSLVRACWNELFTLGLAQCAQVMSLSTILAAIVNHLQNSIQEDKLSGDRIKQVMEHIWKLQEFCNSMAKLDIDGYEYAYLKAIVLFSPDHPGLTSTSQIEKFQEKAQMELQDYVQKTYSEDTYRLARILVRLPALRLMSSNITEELFFTGLIGNVSIDSIIPYILKMETAEYNGQITGASL, from the exons ATTGTGACAGACCAGCAGACAGGACAGAAGATCCAGATAGTCACCGCAGTGGACGCCTCCGGATCCCCCAAGCAGCAGTTCATCCTGACCAGCCCAGATGGAGCTGGAACTGGGAAGGTGATCCTGGCTTCCCCGGAGACATCCAGTGCTAAGCAGCTCATATTCACCACCTCGGACAACCTTGTCCCTGGCAGGATCCAG ATCGTCACGGACTCTGCTTCTGTGGAGCGCTTGCTGGGTAAGGCCGACGTCCAGCGGCCACAGGTGGTAGAGTACTGTGTCGTCTGTGGCGACAAAGCCTCTG GTCGTCACTATGGGGCTGTCAGTTGTGAAGGTTGCAAAGGTTTCTTTAAAAGGAGTGTAAGGAAAAATCTGACCTACAGCTGCCGGAGCAACCAAGACTGTATCATCAATAAACACCACCGGAACCGCTGTCAGTTTTGCCGGCTGAAAAAATGCTTAGAGATGGGCATGAAGATGGAAT CTGTGCAGAGTGAACGGAAGCCCTTTGATGTACAACGGGAGAAACCAAGCAATTGTGCTGCTTCAACTGAGAAAATTTATATCCGGAAGGACTTGAGAAGTCCTCTGATAGCTACTCCCACGTTTGTGGCAGATAAAGATGGAGCAAG ACAAACAGGTCTTCTTGATCCAGGGATGCTTGTCAACATCCAACAGCCTTTGATACGTGAGGATGGTACAGTTCTCCTGGCCACGGATTCCAAG gCTGAAACAAGCCAGGGAGCTCTGGGCACACTGGCCAATGTAGTAACCTCCCTCGCCAACTTAAGTGAATCCCTTAACAATGGTGATGCTTCGGAAATGCAGCCAGAGGACCAGTCTGCGAGTGAGATTACTCG GGCATTTGATACCTTAGCTAAAGCACTTAATACCACAGACAGCTCCTCCCCTCCAAGCCTGGCAGATGGGATAGACGCCAGTGGAGGAGGAGGCATTCATGTCATCAGCAGAGACCAGTCCACACCCATCATCGAGGTCGAAGGTCCCCTCCTCTCAGACACTCATGTCACATTTAAG CTCACCATGCCCAGCCCAATGCCAGAGTACCTCAATGTGCACTACATCTGCGAGTCAGCATCCCGCCTGCTTTTCCTCTCCATGCACTGGGCCAGGTCAATCCCAGCGTTTCAGGCACTTGG GCAGGACTGCAACACCAGCCTGGTGCGGGCCTGCTGGAATGAGCTCTTCACTCTGGGCCTGGCCCAGTGTGCCCAGGTCATGAGCCTCTCTACCATCCTGGCGGCCATTGTCAACCACCTACAGAACAGCATCCAGGAAG ATAAACTTTCTGGAGACCGGATAAAGCAAGTTATGGAGCACATCTGGAAGCTTCAGGAGTTCTGTAACAGTATGGCCAAGCTGGATATAGACGGCTATGAGTATGCATACCTTAAAGCTATAGTTCTCTTTAGCCCCG atCATCCAGGTTTGACCAGCACAAGCCAGATTGAAAAATTCCAAGAAAAGGCACAGATGGAATTGCAGGACTATGTTCAGAAAACCTACTCAGAAGACACCTACCG ATTGGCCCGGATTCTCGTTCGCCTGCCGGCACTCAGGCTGATGAGCTCCAACATAAcagaagaacttttttttactGGTCTCATTGGCAATGTGTCGATAGACAGCATAATCCCCTACATCCTCAAGATGGAGACAGCAGAGTATAACGGCCAGATCACCGGAGCCAGTCTATAG
- the NR2C2 gene encoding nuclear receptor subfamily 2 group C member 2 isoform X2, whose product MTSPSPRIQIISTDSAVASPQRIQIVTDQQTGQKIQIVTAVDASGSPKQQFILTSPDGAGTGKVILASPETSSAKQLIFTTSDNLVPGRIQIVTDSASVERLLGKADVQRPQVVEYCVVCGDKASGRHYGAVSCEGCKGFFKRSVRKNLTYSCRSNQDCIINKHHRNRCQFCRLKKCLEMGMKMESVQSERKPFDVQREKPSNCAASTEKIYIRKDLRSPLIATPTFVADKDGARQTGLLDPGMLVNIQQPLIREDGTVLLATDSKAETSQGALGTLANVVTSLANLSESLNNGDASEMQPEDQSASEITRAFDTLAKALNTTDSSSPPSLADGIDASGGGGIHVISRDQSTPIIEVEGPLLSDTHVTFKLTMPSPMPEYLNVHYICESASRLLFLSMHWARSIPAFQALGQDCNTSLVRACWNELFTLGLAQCAQVMSLSTILAAIVNHLQNSIQEDKLSGDRIKQVMEHIWKLQEFCNSMAKLDIDGYEYAYLKAIVLFSPDHPGLTSTSQIEKFQEKAQMELQDYVQKTYSEDTYRLARILVRLPALRLMSSNITEELFFTGLIGNVSIDSIIPYILKMETAEYNGQITGASL is encoded by the exons ATTGTGACAGACCAGCAGACAGGACAGAAGATCCAGATAGTCACCGCAGTGGACGCCTCCGGATCCCCCAAGCAGCAGTTCATCCTGACCAGCCCAGATGGAGCTGGAACTGGGAAGGTGATCCTGGCTTCCCCGGAGACATCCAGTGCTAAGCAGCTCATATTCACCACCTCGGACAACCTTGTCCCTGGCAGGATCCAG ATCGTCACGGACTCTGCTTCTGTGGAGCGCTTGCTGGGTAAGGCCGACGTCCAGCGGCCACAGGTGGTAGAGTACTGTGTCGTCTGTGGCGACAAAGCCTCTG GTCGTCACTATGGGGCTGTCAGTTGTGAAGGTTGCAAAGGTTTCTTTAAAAGGAGTGTAAGGAAAAATCTGACCTACAGCTGCCGGAGCAACCAAGACTGTATCATCAATAAACACCACCGGAACCGCTGTCAGTTTTGCCGGCTGAAAAAATGCTTAGAGATGGGCATGAAGATGGAAT CTGTGCAGAGTGAACGGAAGCCCTTTGATGTACAACGGGAGAAACCAAGCAATTGTGCTGCTTCAACTGAGAAAATTTATATCCGGAAGGACTTGAGAAGTCCTCTGATAGCTACTCCCACGTTTGTGGCAGATAAAGATGGAGCAAG ACAAACAGGTCTTCTTGATCCAGGGATGCTTGTCAACATCCAACAGCCTTTGATACGTGAGGATGGTACAGTTCTCCTGGCCACGGATTCCAAG gCTGAAACAAGCCAGGGAGCTCTGGGCACACTGGCCAATGTAGTAACCTCCCTCGCCAACTTAAGTGAATCCCTTAACAATGGTGATGCTTCGGAAATGCAGCCAGAGGACCAGTCTGCGAGTGAGATTACTCG GGCATTTGATACCTTAGCTAAAGCACTTAATACCACAGACAGCTCCTCCCCTCCAAGCCTGGCAGATGGGATAGACGCCAGTGGAGGAGGAGGCATTCATGTCATCAGCAGAGACCAGTCCACACCCATCATCGAGGTCGAAGGTCCCCTCCTCTCAGACACTCATGTCACATTTAAG CTCACCATGCCCAGCCCAATGCCAGAGTACCTCAATGTGCACTACATCTGCGAGTCAGCATCCCGCCTGCTTTTCCTCTCCATGCACTGGGCCAGGTCAATCCCAGCGTTTCAGGCACTTGG GCAGGACTGCAACACCAGCCTGGTGCGGGCCTGCTGGAATGAGCTCTTCACTCTGGGCCTGGCCCAGTGTGCCCAGGTCATGAGCCTCTCTACCATCCTGGCGGCCATTGTCAACCACCTACAGAACAGCATCCAGGAAG ATAAACTTTCTGGAGACCGGATAAAGCAAGTTATGGAGCACATCTGGAAGCTTCAGGAGTTCTGTAACAGTATGGCCAAGCTGGATATAGACGGCTATGAGTATGCATACCTTAAAGCTATAGTTCTCTTTAGCCCCG atCATCCAGGTTTGACCAGCACAAGCCAGATTGAAAAATTCCAAGAAAAGGCACAGATGGAATTGCAGGACTATGTTCAGAAAACCTACTCAGAAGACACCTACCG ATTGGCCCGGATTCTCGTTCGCCTGCCGGCACTCAGGCTGATGAGCTCCAACATAAcagaagaacttttttttactGGTCTCATTGGCAATGTGTCGATAGACAGCATAATCCCCTACATCCTCAAGATGGAGACAGCAGAGTATAACGGCCAGATCACCGGAGCCAGTCTATAG